ATATCTTGTGCCGACTGCCCAGTGCTCAGGTGCCGAAGGGTATTAATAATTGCTTGGGAGTAAATACCATTCTGGGTACGCACTGCTTCCAAGCCCAGAATAAATTTCAGGTAATTATTGAGTCAATGCCTTATGAGCAATTTATGACTATTGCTCCGGGTACGAAAAAGTTGGAATCGCTTAAGGAGTTTATTCGCTTTAGTGCTGGTATCGAATTGGATTTTGAGTTGTCGGTGACACTTTCAACCAGCCAGGTGGCACCTATCCAGCTAAATAGAAAAGCTGAGAATGAACCTTTACTGGGATGGAATACTCACATGGCTAGTGAACAAGATGGTGAAAGGTTAGTACAAATAACCTTAAGTGCAGACAATATTTCACCTGATGAAGCTTTACCTGCTGCATAAGTAAAATTAACAACATTATTATTTAGGAAAGGATATTCAACGTGATCAATATCGATTTGAAGCGATTGGTTGATACCATGACTCCGCATATGCGTGACTCACTAGAGGGCGCTGCTGGGCTTTGTCTGTCACAGAACCAGTACAATGTTGAATTAGAGCATTGGTTACTGAAACTTTTGGATCAGTCTGATACTGACCTTTACCATCTGTTGGAAAAACACGACTGTAATCCAGCAAATTTTGCCAAGCAGCTGGCTACAGCGATTGCTGGATTTCGGGCCGGCAGCAGCCGTCCACCAGCCCTGTCCCCAACTATCGTAGAAGCAGCGAAGAATGCTTGGATGCTGGCTTCTATTGATTATGGACATAGAGCAATCAGTTCCGGACACTTTTTGGCTGCGCTTTTACTGGAAGAAACTTCTCGTCGCCAGATTTTAGAATCCTGCCCAGAACTGAAAGAGATAGCTCCAGAATCGATTCGCGAAACCGCTCGTGCAATGTTTGGACAAAGTGGAGAGTCTAGCCATATTAGCGCTACGGCGGATATGGATGATGGCGCAGCTGCAGTTGCTGCAGCTGCTTCTAAAGCTCCAGCTTTGGACAAATATACAATCAACCTAACTGAAAGAGCGAAGAAGGGAGAGATTGACCCTGTACTTGGTCGTGATGAGGAAATACGCCAATGTATCGATATCTTAACTCGCCGGCGTCAAAATAATCCGATCCTGACTGGTGAAGCAGGTGTTGGTAAAACTGCCGTCGTTGAAGGCTTTGCTCTTCGAATAGCTAGTGGTGATGTACCTGAGCCATTGCGCGGTGTAGCCGTACGCACGCTTGACTTGGGACTTCTTCAGGCTGGCGCCAGTGTAAAAGGTGAGTTTGAAAACCGCTTGAAGTCTGTAATTTCAGAAGTGCGAGCATCTGCAACGCCAATTATTCTATTTATTGATGAAGCGCACACCATGATTGGCGCGGGCGGTAAAGAGGGGCAGGGGGATGCGGCTAATCTCCTGAAACCTGCACTGGCTCGTGGTGAATTGCGTACTTTAGCTGCCACAACCTGGGCGGAATATAAGAAGTATTTTGAACGTGATCCTGCTTTGACCCGTAGATTCCAGGTAGTAAAAGTGGAAGAGCCTGATGAGAGCAACGCGATTGATATGATGCGTGGTATCGCAACCTCGCTGGAGGAGCACCATAAAGTACGCATTCTGGATGAAGCTATCATAGCTTCGGTCAAGTTATCTCATCGTTATATTCCCGGGCGCCAATTGCCAGATAAGTCTGTTAGCTTACTGGATACGGCCTGCGCGCGCGTCGCTCTTAGCCAGTCTGCTACTCCTGGGGCGATTGAAGATGCTCGTATCAATATTGATCGCACTAATACTACCCTGGCTAAACTTGAGCGTGAAAACGCAGCAATGGGTGAGCATGAGGAGCAACTGGCAGAGCTAAAAGAGTTTAAAGCTTCCGAAGAAAAGCGTTTGGAAGTGCTCGAACAGCAATTACTTAAAGAAAATGAACTAATCGGACAGATTCAACAACTCCGCGATCAGATCGATGTAGAGTTTATGAAGGCCCAAGGTGGTGAAGGTGAAGATACACCCGACGAGGCCTTATTAGCCGACTATCAGCAACAGCTCAAAACATTAACTGCGGACTTGGAGGTTATCCAGGGGGATACCCCGTTAATGCAGCCAGCTGTTGATGAACAGGCTATTGCCGCAGTAGTTGCCAACTGGACTGGAATTCCTGTCGGCAAGATGGTTAGCGATGAAATTATTGCTGTGAAAACTTTGTCAGAGCGCCTGAATAAACGTGTTATTGGTCAGCCCCATGCTATCGAGGCTGTAGCTCAGGCAATTCGCACTTCTCGAGCAGGCTTGACAGACCCGCGTAAACCGGTGGGTGTGTTTATGTTCTGTGGTACTAGCGGTGTAGGTAAAACAGAGACTGCCCTTGCCTTGGCTGATGAGCTGTTTGGTGGTGAGCAAAATATCACGACCATCAATATGGCTGAATTCAAGGAAGAGCATAAAGTATCTATGCTGTTGGGCTCTCCTCCCGGCTATGTAGGCTACGGAGAGGGCGGTGTTCTTACCGAAGCTGCACGCCGTAAGCCTTATTCGGTAATCTTATTGGATGAGATGGAAAAAGCTCACCCAGGTGTACAAGATGTTTTCTATAACCTGTTTGACAAGGGGACCATTAAAGACGGTGAAGGAAGGGATATCGACTTCAAGAACACCGTAATAATTATGACCTCCAATGCAGGGGAGGATGCAATTAGAGCTATCTTCAGTCAGGTAGAAGAAAAGCCTGAGCCAGACGTATTGATGGATAATATCCGCCCACATCTGCTACAAAAATTCAAGCCTGCTTTCCTCGGTCGAGCAAATGTGATTGCTTATTACCCTCTCGATGATGAGAATCTGGTAGAGATTTGCAGAATCAATATGCGTAAGATTGAAAAGCGCGTTCACGAGCATTACGGAGCTTCCTTTAGCTATGACGAGGATGTTTTGATTAACATCGTTGCTCGTTGTCACGAAGCTGATACAGGTGCTCGTAATATTGAAGTTATTCTGAACAAAACATTATTGCCGGAGTTGGCTAGTGAATGTTTGGATAAAATGGCGCGCGGTGAAGAGGTTAAAGCAATTAAAGTATCCGCAACGGAAGAAGGGGACTTTAGTTACACTGTAGAATAGAGAATTGTATATAAGCCCGGCAGTGATATTAATAAAAAATCATTGCTGGGCTTGGTACCACTAATAACCATATAGATACAACTGGTTTTAAGAAATAATTACTGGTTTGGTCTTCCTGCCCTCATTACTAAGTCAGAAACAGCGCGGTGCATACGTAGAAATACCATACGAATAAAGGAAACCG
This DNA window, taken from Microbulbifer sp. MKSA007, encodes the following:
- the tssH gene encoding type VI secretion system ATPase TssH; translation: MINIDLKRLVDTMTPHMRDSLEGAAGLCLSQNQYNVELEHWLLKLLDQSDTDLYHLLEKHDCNPANFAKQLATAIAGFRAGSSRPPALSPTIVEAAKNAWMLASIDYGHRAISSGHFLAALLLEETSRRQILESCPELKEIAPESIRETARAMFGQSGESSHISATADMDDGAAAVAAAASKAPALDKYTINLTERAKKGEIDPVLGRDEEIRQCIDILTRRRQNNPILTGEAGVGKTAVVEGFALRIASGDVPEPLRGVAVRTLDLGLLQAGASVKGEFENRLKSVISEVRASATPIILFIDEAHTMIGAGGKEGQGDAANLLKPALARGELRTLAATTWAEYKKYFERDPALTRRFQVVKVEEPDESNAIDMMRGIATSLEEHHKVRILDEAIIASVKLSHRYIPGRQLPDKSVSLLDTACARVALSQSATPGAIEDARINIDRTNTTLAKLERENAAMGEHEEQLAELKEFKASEEKRLEVLEQQLLKENELIGQIQQLRDQIDVEFMKAQGGEGEDTPDEALLADYQQQLKTLTADLEVIQGDTPLMQPAVDEQAIAAVVANWTGIPVGKMVSDEIIAVKTLSERLNKRVIGQPHAIEAVAQAIRTSRAGLTDPRKPVGVFMFCGTSGVGKTETALALADELFGGEQNITTINMAEFKEEHKVSMLLGSPPGYVGYGEGGVLTEAARRKPYSVILLDEMEKAHPGVQDVFYNLFDKGTIKDGEGRDIDFKNTVIIMTSNAGEDAIRAIFSQVEEKPEPDVLMDNIRPHLLQKFKPAFLGRANVIAYYPLDDENLVEICRINMRKIEKRVHEHYGASFSYDEDVLINIVARCHEADTGARNIEVILNKTLLPELASECLDKMARGEEVKAIKVSATEEGDFSYTVE